A part of Onthophagus taurus isolate NC chromosome 7, IU_Otau_3.0, whole genome shotgun sequence genomic DNA contains:
- the LOC139430693 gene encoding uncharacterized protein, with translation MLILSLSLILLGVIFQVEGHGMMLNPPGRSSVWRCFEGFPVNWDDNQNYCGGLTFMVNNGGCGICGDRIIDDHPQDNENTGKFGRGKVVSQYKSGQTIDVSVTLTTNHKGSFEYSLCKLLNSSTYESREDCFELLTLEDGSTSFEVVLGYNQFENRVRLPEGLVCERCVLRWHYVSGNNWGHCEDGSFAQGCGPQETFRSCADISIQ, from the exons atgttaattttaagtttaagtttGATTTTATTAGGTGTGATCTTTCAAGTTGAGGGACACGGAATGATGCTGAATCCACCAGGAAGGAGTTCGGTGTGGAGGTGTTTTGAAGGATTTCCGGTTAATTGGGATGATAACCAAAATTATTGTGGAGGATTAACG ttcatggTAAATAACGGAGGTTGCGGAATATGTGGAGATCGCATTATAGACGATCATCCTCAAGATAACGAAAACACGGGAAAATTTGGCCGTGGAAAAGTCGTATCCCAATATAAATCAGGACAAACCATAGACGTGTCAGTTACTTTAACCACAAATCATAAAGGATCTTTCGAATACAG TTTGTGCaaacttttaaattcttcaacTTACGAATCAAGAGAAGATTGCTTTGAGTTATTAACGTTAGAAGACGGATCGACTAGTTTTGAAGTCGTTTTAGGATACAACCAGTTTGAAAATCGCGTACGTTTACCTGAAGGTCTCGTTTGTGAAAGGTGCGTGTTAAGATGGCATTACGTGTCTGGCAATAACTGGGGGCATTGCGAGGATGGAAGTTTTGCGCAAGGTTGTGGACCTCAAGAAACATTTAGATCTTGTGCTGATATTTCcattcaataa